GGCACCGGCCCGGTGATCGCCACCGGCGGCGTGCGGAGCGGAATCGATGTGGCAAAGGCGATTGCACTCGGTGCCAGCCTTGGGGGGATGGCGCTTCCCTTCCTGCGCCCTGCGATGCAGAGCGACGATGCTCTCGAAGCCGCGGTCGGCACCGTCCTGCGAGAGGTGCGCGCGGCGATGTTCCTGACAGGATCCGGCAGCATTACGGATCTTGCAAAGGCACGGACCTATATTACGGGCAAAACTCGCCAGATGCTTGAAATTTAAATAAATAGGAGATAAAAAATGGATATTGAGATTGTTACAGTGGGCGGCTACAACGAAGTCGGTCGAAACATGACCGCCGTCCGCTGCGGAAAGGAGATCGTCATCTTCGATATGGGCATCAGGCTCGACCAGATCATGATCCACGAGGATGCCGAACTCGAGAACATGCACTCCCTCGACCTGATCGAGATAAAGGCAATCCCCGACGACACGATGATGAACACCGTGGAGGGGAGCGTGAAGGCGATCGTCTGCACGCACGGCCACCTCGACCATATCGGGGCGATCCCGAAGCTCGCGCACCGGTACAACGCCCCGATCATCGGGACACCCTACACCGTCGAGCTGATCAAACAGCAGATCCAGGGCGAGCAGAAGTTCGGGGTGAACAACAAGGTGCAGGTCCTGCGGCCCGGCCAGCGCTTCCGCATCTCCCAGAACATCACCCTGGAATTTGTCAAGATGCAGCACTCGATCATCGATACGGTGATGGCTGTCCTCCACACAAAGGACGGGGCGATCGTCTATGCAAACGATTTCAAACTCGACCGGACGCCGGTGCTCGGCGACCCGCCCGACCTCGCCCGCCTCCGCCAGATCGGCAAGGAGGGTGTGATCGCCCTCGTTGTCGAGTCGACGAACATCGAAAAGAAGGGGAAATGCCCGAGCGAGCGGATCGCCCGCGACCTGGTGCGCGACACGATGACCAGTTATGAGGACGACAAAGGCGCCATGATCGTTTCGACCTTCTCGTCCCATATCTCGCGGATCAAGACGATCGCCGAGTGTGCTCATGAGATGGGAAGAAAGCCCGTCCTCCTCGGCCGCTCGATGGAGCGCTACTCCACGACCGCCGAGCAGTTAAAACTCGTCTCTTTCCCGCCGACGCTCTCGGTCTTCGGGAACAGGCGGACGGTAGACCGGACGCTTCGTCACATCTTAAAGACCGGCAAGGACAAGTTCGTCCCGATCGTCACCGGCCACCAGGGCGAGCCCGGGGCGATCCTGACCAGGATTGCACAGGGCGACACACCGTACAAGGTCGAGAAGGGTGACAAGATCCTCTTCTCGGCAAAGGTGATCCCGAACCCGATGAACTATGGCCAGCGCCACCTCGTCGAGACGCTCCTGCGGATGAAGGGCGCACGGATCCACGACGAACTCCACGTGAGCGGCCATGCCTACCGGGAGGATCACTACGAATTGATCCATCTCTTAAACCCCCAGCACATCATCCCGTCCCATGGGGACATCGACATGACCGGCGGCTACCTGAAGTTCGCCGAGGGGTGCGGATATACCCTGAACAACGATATCCACCTGATGAGGAACGGGCAGCGGCTCCTGCTCAAATAATGGAGGATTGACATGAACGATCTGGAGACCTATCTTGAGGCGACCGCCGGCACGGTCGATATGGCCCTTGACCGGTATTTTGGAGACGTGTTTGGCGAACTTTACAAGGCCGGAGCTCACCTGCTCCTTGCAGGCGGAAAACGCCTGCGTCCTGCGGTGCTGCTCCTCGCGGCCGAGACGGTGAGGCCGGGGAGTTCTGACGACCTGATGAGCGCCGCCCTCGCCCTTGAGATGACGCACACCTTCACCCTTGTCCATGACGATATCATGGACGGGGACGCCACCCGCCGGGGCGTGCCGACGGTCCATACAAAATGGGACATGCCGACGGCGATCCTGGCAGGCGACGTCCTCTACGCAAAGGCCTTTGAGTACCTCACCCATGCGCTTGCCGAGGACAAAGCGCGGGTGAAGGCGGTTGCGATGCTTGCACGGACCTGCGCGGAGATCTGCGAGGGGCAGCACCTGGACATGACCTTCGAGAACGCCGGGGATGCTGTGGAGGCCGCGGACTATATCGAGATGGCGGCAAAGAAGACCGGGGCACTCTACGCTGCCTCGGCAGGTATCGGCGCTATTCTTGCCGGCGGAAACGCCATGCAGGTGAGCGCCCTCTACCAGTACGGCATGAATGCCGGGATCGCCTTCCAGATCCAGGACGACCTCATCGATCTCCTGGCGCCTCCGGAGAAGAGCGGGAAGGACCGGGGCTCGGATCTCCGCGAGGGGAAGCAGACGCTCGTCGCCATCATCGCCCGCGAGCAGGGGCTTGACCTTACGAAGTACCGCCGCCCGCTCTCGCCCGCCGAAGTCGACGCCGCCATCGCCGAACTGGAGGAGGCCGGCGTGATCGCAGAGGTGCGCAAGATTGCCGCGGAGAAGGTGGCGAACGCCCGGCAGTCCCTGAAAGTGCTGCCCGACTCGAAACAGCGCAGGTATCTCGACGAACTCGTAGAGTTTTTCGTGACACGGAGTTTTTAGGATGGATGCAGGGGTCAGAAAGGTCCTGTATGTCTACGCACTCCAGAATGCCGTGAAACACGGCAATGTGCCGAATCCAAAGGCAGTCATGGG
Above is a window of Methanofollis tationis DNA encoding:
- a CDS encoding RNase J family beta-CASP ribonuclease; amino-acid sequence: MDIEIVTVGGYNEVGRNMTAVRCGKEIVIFDMGIRLDQIMIHEDAELENMHSLDLIEIKAIPDDTMMNTVEGSVKAIVCTHGHLDHIGAIPKLAHRYNAPIIGTPYTVELIKQQIQGEQKFGVNNKVQVLRPGQRFRISQNITLEFVKMQHSIIDTVMAVLHTKDGAIVYANDFKLDRTPVLGDPPDLARLRQIGKEGVIALVVESTNIEKKGKCPSERIARDLVRDTMTSYEDDKGAMIVSTFSSHISRIKTIAECAHEMGRKPVLLGRSMERYSTTAEQLKLVSFPPTLSVFGNRRTVDRTLRHILKTGKDKFVPIVTGHQGEPGAILTRIAQGDTPYKVEKGDKILFSAKVIPNPMNYGQRHLVETLLRMKGARIHDELHVSGHAYREDHYELIHLLNPQHIIPSHGDIDMTGGYLKFAEGCGYTLNNDIHLMRNGQRLLLK
- a CDS encoding polyprenyl synthetase family protein, whose translation is MNDLETYLEATAGTVDMALDRYFGDVFGELYKAGAHLLLAGGKRLRPAVLLLAAETVRPGSSDDLMSAALALEMTHTFTLVHDDIMDGDATRRGVPTVHTKWDMPTAILAGDVLYAKAFEYLTHALAEDKARVKAVAMLARTCAEICEGQHLDMTFENAGDAVEAADYIEMAAKKTGALYAASAGIGAILAGGNAMQVSALYQYGMNAGIAFQIQDDLIDLLAPPEKSGKDRGSDLREGKQTLVAIIAREQGLDLTKYRRPLSPAEVDAAIAELEEAGVIAEVRKIAAEKVANARQSLKVLPDSKQRRYLDELVEFFVTRSF